One Cryptomeria japonica chromosome 9, Sugi_1.0, whole genome shotgun sequence genomic window carries:
- the LOC131037187 gene encoding protein NRT1/ PTR FAMILY 2.13, producing MVADRTVEMDIQLCSSETQTTQLAVEKPEENLGENSTVNYIAEEESGGWKTFPFIIGSELCTGIAITGLLANMIVYLTTEFNINNIEATHILNISGGGSELSPLIGAFLADAFLGRFCAISISSVITFIAMILLLLTAIIDPLRPPPCSPSVRATGSCVGPTTGQHAVLYVYFALLIAGSAGSSNSGAFGADQFAKGGGKQLQSFFNWYYCVLYISIMIASTVIVYIESSVSWAWGFGICLALNVIALILFFSGTRLYNRVRPQGSPYTRLAQVIVACLRKRHLKLPAIAEDFYYGVKVESGLPLTQQLRFLNKAAIKTSSDISPEGHTNLSPWKLCTVQQVEDLKCIIKTLPIWSCIVAPAIINTQVGTFSVLQALAMDRHLGPHFNIPAASFFVFGLLASSITLCVYENVVVPWATAREIKITKLMRIGLGMAINIVGIGVAAIVERKRRENRSVVPLSIFWLLPQQVIFGVAGAFSVGIIDFFYSEFPETARSTAAGLVGASGAVGFYLSSLLVAIIHKNTDWLTNDLNQSRLDYFYTFLCVIGVLNMAYFFPCARWYKYKAQAVNSHNMSMP from the exons ATGGTAGCAGATCGTACGGTTGAGATGGATATTCAGCTTTGCTCATCTGAAACTCAAACTACTCAGTTAGCAGTTGAAAAACCAGAGGAGAATTTGGGGGAGAACTCAACTGTTAATTACATAGCTGAGGAGGAGAGTGGAGGATGGAAGACATTTCCTTTCATCATAG GAAGTGAGCTCTGCACTGGAATAGCAATCACTGGTTTGTTGGCAAACATGATTGTTTACTTGACTACAGAGTTCAACATAAACAACATTGAAGCCACTCATATCCTCAACATATCCGGTGGAGGAAGTGAGCTGTCTCCTTTAATAGGAGCATTTCTTGCAGATGCTTTTCTGGGTCGCTTTTGCGCAATTTCCATATCTTCAGTTATAACGTTCATT GCAATGATTCTTCTACTGCTGACAGCTATTATAGATCCCTTAAGACCACCTCCATGTAGCCCCAGTGTAAGAGCTACAGGAAGTTGTGTTGGCCCCACCACAGGACAGCATGCTGTTCTGTATGTTTACTTCGCATTATTAATTGCAGGATCTGCAGGATCAAGTAATTCAGGAGCTTTTGGAGCAGATCAATTTGCAAAGGGTGGTGGAAAACAGCTTCAGAGTTTCTTCAACTGGTATTATTGTGTGCTCTATATCTCAATAATGATAGCCTCCACTGTAATTGTGTATATTGAATCCAGTGTAAGCTGGGCATGGGGATTTGGGATTTGTCTTGCCCTGAATGTAATAGCTTTGATATTATTTTTCTCTGGGACGAGGTTGTACAATCGTGTGCGTCCACAGGGCAGCCCATACACAAGGCTTGCACAAGTGATAGTGGCGTGCCTTAGAAAAAGGCATTTGAAATTGCCTGCCATTGCAGAGGATTTTTACTATGGAGTAAAGGTTGAATCCGGGCTTCCCCTTACACAGCAGCTCAG GTTTCTAAACAAGGCTgccataaaaacatcatcagacatATCTCCAGAAGGTCATACAAATCTCAGCCCATGGAAATTATGCACAGTTCAACAAGTGGAAGACCTGAAATGTATTATAAAAACGTTGCCAATATGGAGCTGTATAGTAGCTCCGGCCATTATAAACACCCAGGTGGGCACATTCTCAGTGTTGCAAGCCCTGGCAATGGACAGGCATCTGGGCCCTCATTTCAACATACCTGCTGCCTCTTTCTTTGTCTTCGGTCTCCTGGCATCCTCAATAACGTTATGTGTCTATGAAAATGTGGTGGTTCCCTGGGCTACTGCGAGGGAAATAAAAATAACAAAGCTGATGAGAATAGGATTAGGCATGGCAATCAATATTGTGGGAATTGGAGTGGCCGCCATAGTGGAGAGAAAACGTAGAGAGAACAGATCAGTAGTTCCATTGTCGATATTTTGGCTCCTTCCTCAGCAAGTAATTTTCGGGGTGGCAGGTGCGTTTAGCGTTGGgattattgatttcttttactctGAATTTCCAGAAACAGCACGCAGCACTGCCGCTGGTTTAGTGGGTGCAAGTGGTGCAGTGGGCTTTTATTTGAGCAGTTTGTTAGTGGCTATCATTCATAAAAACACTGATTGGCTTACTAATGATCTGAACCAGAGTCGTCTTGATTACTTTTACACCTTTCTTTGTGTAATTGGAGTGCTGAATATGGCCTATTTCTTCCCATGCGCTCGTTGGTATAAATACAAAGCACAAGCAGTCAACTCCCACAACATGTCTATGCCTTAA